One Lucilia cuprina isolate Lc7/37 chromosome 4, ASM2204524v1, whole genome shotgun sequence DNA segment encodes these proteins:
- the LOC111680083 gene encoding uncharacterized protein LOC111680083 codes for MSCICQYFVHTKQRPDQGGSYTDTPTIPKDCISSENTENNNEPSINTPISATELVAARAENWLLNKNLIDARITIENLESLVKTIMDKQNTMLTEMYHLKRLNQKLEEECRLQRDYHAMERNAMIRELHDVKELLQKRSKLLDESLQKNTELESAVQEANEKFYLMDIKYIRLKEACSYQSSEQSDTIEGSSDEEQTE; via the exons ATGTCGTGTATTTGTCAATATTTTGTTCATACCAAACAAAGACCCGACCAAGGAGGTTCTTATACTGATACTCCAACTATTCCAAAAGATTGTATATCTTCAGAAAATACTGAAAACAA CAATGAACCGTCCATTAACACACCCATATCCGCCACTGAATTGGTTGCTGCACGTGCAGAAAAttggcttttaaataaaaatctaatagATGCTCGTATCACTATTGAAAATCTTGAGAGTTTGGTTAAAACAATCATGGACAAACAGAATACAATGCTAACGGAAATGTATCATTTGAAACGTTTGAATCAAAAGTTGGAAGAAGAATGTCGTTTACAACGTGACTATCATGCGATGGAACGTAATGCAATGATTCGGGAATTACATGATGTTAAGGAGTTATTGCAGAAACGCTCAAAGCTATTG GATGAAAGTCTACAAAAGAACACCGAGTTAGAGAGTGCTGTCCAAGAGGCCAATGAGAAGTTCTACTTGATGGACATCAAATATATACGATTAAAAGAAGCATGTTCTTATCAATCGTCTGAGCAATCTGATACTATTGAAGGATCATCGGATGAAGAGCAAACGGAGtag